One genomic region from Spirulina subsalsa PCC 9445 encodes:
- a CDS encoding 2-isopropylmalate synthase codes for MNTEQDRIIIFDTTLRDGEQSPGATLNVDEKLTIARSLAKLGVDVIEAGFPRASAGDFEAVQKIAATVGTEEGPVICGLARATHEDIRQAAEALKPAAKWRIHTFIATSDIHLEYKLKKSRKEVLEIIPEMVGYAKSLTPDVEFSPEDAGRSDPEFLYEVLQTAIAAGATTVNIPDTVGYTTPREFGALIRGIKENVPNIDQAIISVHGHNDLGLAVANFLEAVQNGARQLECTINGIGERAGNAALEELVMALYVRRQYYNPFLGRPRESDAPLCNIDTTQIYKTSRLVSNLTGMMVQPNKAIVGTNAFAHESGIHQDGVLKHRLTYEIMDAQSIGLTKNQIILGKHSGRHAFRDRLQTLGYDLSETELNKAFLRFKEVADKKKVISDLDLEAIVNDEMQQVPELFHLELVQVSCGDHARPTATVVLRTPDGTELTDAAIGTGPVDAVYKAINRVVNIPNELIEYSVKSVTEGIDAMGEVTIRLRHEGKTYSGHAANTDIIVASTRAYVSALNRLYAALEQGKRVHPQQTVATH; via the coding sequence ATGAATACCGAGCAAGACCGCATCATAATTTTTGACACCACGCTGCGTGATGGGGAACAGTCCCCCGGTGCTACCCTGAATGTCGATGAAAAACTGACCATTGCTCGTTCCCTAGCTAAACTGGGTGTCGATGTTATTGAAGCGGGTTTTCCTCGGGCCAGCGCCGGGGATTTTGAAGCGGTGCAAAAAATCGCGGCGACTGTGGGCACCGAAGAGGGGCCCGTGATTTGTGGTTTAGCCCGTGCAACGCACGAAGACATCCGCCAAGCGGCCGAAGCGCTCAAACCTGCGGCGAAATGGCGCATTCACACTTTTATTGCGACTTCGGATATTCACCTAGAGTATAAGCTGAAAAAAAGCCGTAAAGAGGTGTTGGAGATTATTCCGGAGATGGTGGGATATGCCAAATCCCTCACCCCGGATGTGGAGTTTTCCCCGGAAGATGCCGGACGCAGTGACCCGGAATTTTTGTATGAGGTGTTACAAACGGCGATCGCAGCCGGAGCTACAACGGTTAATATTCCCGACACCGTGGGCTATACAACCCCCCGAGAATTCGGCGCTTTGATTCGCGGCATTAAAGAAAATGTCCCCAATATTGACCAGGCCATTATTTCGGTTCATGGTCACAATGATTTAGGGTTGGCTGTGGCGAACTTCCTCGAAGCGGTTCAAAATGGGGCAAGACAGTTAGAATGTACCATTAACGGCATTGGAGAACGGGCTGGAAATGCGGCGCTGGAAGAATTGGTGATGGCGCTTTATGTCCGTCGTCAATACTACAATCCCTTCCTTGGTCGTCCTCGGGAGTCTGATGCGCCTTTGTGCAATATTGACACCACCCAAATCTATAAAACCTCCCGCTTGGTGTCTAATCTCACAGGGATGATGGTACAACCCAATAAAGCCATTGTGGGAACCAATGCTTTTGCTCATGAATCGGGGATTCATCAGGATGGGGTGTTAAAACATCGCCTGACCTATGAAATCATGGATGCGCAGTCTATTGGATTGACCAAAAACCAGATTATTCTAGGGAAACACTCCGGCCGTCATGCGTTTCGCGATCGCCTGCAAACGTTGGGTTATGATTTATCCGAAACTGAGTTAAATAAAGCCTTCTTGCGCTTTAAAGAAGTCGCCGACAAGAAAAAAGTAATCAGCGACTTAGACTTAGAGGCCATCGTTAACGACGAAATGCAGCAAGTCCCCGAACTCTTCCACTTAGAATTAGTTCAAGTGTCCTGTGGAGATCATGCCCGTCCCACGGCTACGGTGGTGTTGCGCACTCCCGACGGCACCGAATTAACCGACGCGGCCATTGGTACCGGTCCAGTGGATGCGGTCTATAAGGCGATTAACCGGGTGGTGAATATTCCCAACGAACTCATCGAATATTCCGTTAAATCGGTGACAGAAGGCATTGATGCCATGGGAGAGGTAACAATTCGCTTACGTCATGAAGGGAAAACCTATTCCGGTCATGCGGCCAATACCGATATCATTGTGGCTTCCACTCGTGCCTATGTGAGCGCCTTAAATCGTCTGTATGCGGCGTTAGAACAGGGGAAACGGGTGCATCCTCAGCAAACGGTAGCTACCCATTAA
- the yhdJ gene encoding adenine-specific DNA-methyltransferase, with the protein MSKYQKDDHTIYHGDALEILRKEISDESIDLVFVDPPYNIGKKFGDFHDKWSSDQEYAQWSYQWIDECIRVLKPTGTLYLMSSTQAMPYLDLYVRERLEILSRIIWSYDSSGVQAKKHFGSRYEPILYCVKDAKAYCFNAEDILVEAKTGAQRKLIDYRGKVPKPYNTQKVPGNVWEFPRVRYRMNEYENHPSQKPEALLERIIRASSNEGDIILDPFSGTFTTAAVARNTKRKSISIESQLEYVKIGLRRVLNMREYLGETLEVIPKNTKIKNGRGVKQKNNVGDRSIVNS; encoded by the coding sequence ATGTCAAAATACCAAAAAGATGACCATACCATTTATCATGGTGATGCGCTTGAAATATTGCGGAAGGAAATATCAGATGAATCTATAGATTTGGTATTTGTTGACCCTCCTTACAACATTGGTAAGAAGTTCGGAGATTTTCATGATAAGTGGTCATCAGATCAGGAATACGCCCAATGGTCTTATCAGTGGATTGATGAGTGCATACGAGTCCTAAAACCTACAGGGACATTGTATTTAATGAGTAGCACTCAAGCCATGCCCTACCTTGATTTGTATGTACGAGAAAGACTGGAGATTCTAAGTCGTATTATCTGGTCATACGATAGCTCAGGTGTTCAGGCTAAAAAACATTTTGGTTCAAGATATGAGCCGATTTTATATTGTGTGAAAGACGCTAAAGCCTATTGTTTTAATGCAGAAGATATTTTAGTTGAGGCTAAGACGGGCGCACAACGAAAATTAATTGACTATAGGGGCAAAGTTCCTAAGCCTTATAATACGCAAAAAGTGCCGGGAAATGTTTGGGAATTTCCGAGAGTTCGATATCGCATGAATGAGTATGAAAACCATCCATCGCAAAAGCCAGAAGCTTTGTTAGAGCGGATTATTCGTGCCAGCAGTAATGAAGGGGATATAATACTAGATCCTTTCTCAGGAACATTTACAACGGCAGCAGTGGCTAGGAATACAAAGCGGAAAAGTATTAGTATTGAGTCACAATTGGAGTATGTCAAAATTGGATTACGTCGCGTGTTAAACATGAGGGAATATTTAGGAGAAACGTTAGAAGTTATCCCTAAAAATACCAAAATCAAAAATGGTCGCGGTGTAAAGCAGAAAAATAATGTAGGAGATCGTAGTATTGTCAATTCTTAA
- a CDS encoding RNA-guided endonuclease InsQ/TnpB family protein, giving the protein MLNLNYCYRIYPDASQEKELLDWLEICRGVYNYALAERKEWINSRKCQVNACRLHSEYIIPADQPFPDYYKQKKALTQAKQQYPELKRVQSQVLQEVMGRLDKAFNFFWKRSFGFPRFKKYGQFRSINFPQFRENPVTGYQLRLPKLGSVVINLHRPIPDGFVVKQVQIVKKASGWYAVICIQSDVNIPSPKPQGKSLGIDLGLEKFMATSQGELIARPKFFLELQSQLKWLQRRLSKKQKGSKNWHKAREKVAKLHEHIYNTRKNFHYQVAHHLCDQANIIFAEDLNVKAMSRGMLCKPTLDAGFGGFLEVLKHVAWKRDVYFEKVDANFTSQICPNCGVVTGKKDLSQRVHKCSHCGFVTDRDVAAAMVVEQRGLAALGLGVKLPVEEEVIRDVPKKTSRASRRSRKAS; this is encoded by the coding sequence GTGTTAAACCTCAACTATTGCTACAGAATTTATCCAGATGCCAGTCAAGAAAAAGAATTACTTGACTGGCTAGAAATCTGTCGAGGGGTATATAATTATGCCTTGGCAGAACGAAAAGAGTGGATAAATTCTCGCAAGTGTCAGGTTAACGCTTGTCGCCTTCATTCTGAGTACATTATACCTGCGGATCAACCTTTTCCCGACTACTATAAACAGAAAAAAGCTTTAACTCAAGCCAAACAGCAATACCCAGAACTAAAACGAGTTCAGTCTCAGGTCTTGCAAGAGGTTATGGGGCGTTTAGACAAAGCGTTTAACTTTTTCTGGAAAAGAAGTTTTGGTTTTCCCCGGTTTAAGAAATATGGTCAGTTTCGGTCGATTAACTTTCCTCAATTCAGGGAAAACCCCGTAACTGGATATCAATTGAGACTCCCTAAGCTAGGCTCTGTGGTCATTAATCTACACAGACCTATACCTGATGGATTTGTAGTTAAACAAGTTCAGATCGTTAAAAAAGCTTCGGGTTGGTATGCTGTTATCTGTATTCAATCAGATGTTAATATTCCTTCTCCAAAACCTCAAGGAAAATCTCTAGGGATTGATTTGGGACTTGAGAAGTTTATGGCAACATCTCAGGGGGAATTAATAGCTAGACCTAAGTTTTTCTTGGAACTTCAAAGTCAGCTTAAATGGCTACAAAGGAGATTGTCGAAGAAACAGAAAGGGTCAAAAAACTGGCATAAAGCTCGGGAAAAAGTAGCTAAACTTCATGAACACATTTATAACACTCGCAAGAACTTTCATTATCAAGTCGCTCATCATCTTTGTGACCAAGCCAATATCATTTTTGCCGAAGATTTAAACGTCAAAGCCATGTCTAGGGGAATGTTGTGTAAACCTACCCTTGATGCTGGCTTTGGGGGTTTTCTAGAGGTATTAAAGCACGTGGCTTGGAAACGAGATGTTTATTTTGAGAAAGTTGATGCTAATTTCACTAGCCAAATTTGTCCGAATTGTGGTGTAGTGACTGGTAAGAAAGACTTGTCTCAACGAGTGCATAAATGTTCTCATTGTGGGTTTGTAACGGATAGGGACGTTGCTGCGGCGATGGTTGTTGAGCAACGTGGACTTGCAGCCCTTGGACTGGGGGTCAAGCTGCCTGTAGAGGAAGAGGTTATCAGGGATGTCCCTAAAAAGACATCTAGAGCCTCCCGTAGAAGCAGGAAAGCCTCATAG
- the dusA gene encoding tRNA dihydrouridine(20/20a) synthase DusA, translating to MLLSPVPQTRLEHPVSVAPMMERTDRHFRYFMRQITRHTLLYTEMITTQAILHGDKGKLLDFSPEEHPLVLQLGGDHPQDLATCAQIAQDWGYDGVNLNVGCPSSRVQDGNFGACLMLQPEKVARAVAAMIEAVQIPVSVKHRIGVDECDRYQDLRRFVQIVSEAGCQQFSVHARKAWLQGLSPKENREVPPLQYETVHRLKQEFPHLFIEINGGIKTLAEVQSQLQAVDGVMIGRAAYDTPYLFAKVDQMFYGQLDPFPSRSEIVQRMLPYLATWVRQGVKLNSLIRPMLQLFAGQPGTKAWKRHLSENAHLPGAGVDVVEAALAKVQP from the coding sequence ATGTTGCTTTCCCCAGTCCCCCAAACGCGCCTAGAACACCCGGTCAGTGTTGCTCCCATGATGGAACGCACTGACCGCCATTTCCGTTATTTTATGCGCCAAATTACGCGCCATACCTTGCTCTATACGGAAATGATCACCACCCAGGCGATTCTGCACGGGGACAAGGGGAAACTGTTAGATTTCTCGCCGGAAGAACATCCCCTCGTGTTGCAGTTAGGGGGGGATCATCCCCAAGACCTCGCCACCTGCGCCCAAATTGCCCAAGATTGGGGCTATGATGGCGTGAATCTCAATGTGGGATGTCCCAGTAGTCGGGTGCAAGATGGCAATTTTGGGGCCTGTTTGATGTTGCAACCGGAAAAAGTCGCCCGCGCTGTAGCGGCCATGATTGAAGCCGTACAGATTCCGGTGTCTGTGAAACATCGGATTGGGGTGGATGAGTGCGATCGCTACCAAGACCTCCGCCGCTTTGTGCAAATCGTCTCCGAGGCTGGATGTCAACAGTTTAGCGTCCATGCTCGCAAAGCTTGGTTACAAGGTTTAAGCCCCAAAGAAAACCGGGAAGTCCCCCCCCTACAATACGAAACCGTTCACCGTTTAAAACAAGAATTCCCCCACCTGTTTATTGAAATTAACGGAGGCATCAAAACCCTAGCCGAAGTTCAAAGCCAACTGCAAGCCGTAGATGGTGTAATGATTGGACGCGCCGCCTACGACACCCCCTATTTATTTGCTAAAGTAGATCAGATGTTTTATGGACAACTAGACCCTTTCCCCTCCCGTTCGGAAATCGTGCAAAGGATGTTACCCTATTTGGCAACTTGGGTCAGACAAGGGGTTAAATTAAATAGCCTAATCCGTCCCATGTTACAACTCTTTGCCGGACAACCGGGAACCAAAGCTTGGAAACGTCATTTAAGCGAAAATGCCCACCTCCCCGGCGCTGGGGTGGATGTGGTAGAGGCCGCCCTAGCCAAAGTCCAACCTTAA
- the hemH gene encoding ferrochelatase produces MGRVGVLLLNLGGPDSLEDVRPFLFNLFADPEIIRIPFPWLQKPLAWLISTRRAKTSQNNYRQIGGGSPLRQITEAQAEVLETALQKELDQVSVYVGMRYWHPFTEEAIARIKQDGVEKLVILPLYPQFSISTSGSSFRLLERLWQQDPSLENLQYTVIPSWYQHPNYLRAMADLIAGELDKFEHPDQVHVFFSAHGVPLSYVAEAGDPYQREIEDCTRLIMRTLNRPNPHTLAYQSRVGPVEWLKPYTEDALQELGQQGIQEIVVVPISFVSEHIETLQEIDIEYREIAEEAGIHHFGRVPALNTHPLFIQSLKELVIESLHSTPKQFAEVTHLEKGVKMYPQERWEWGLTTTAEVWNGRLAMLGFLALLLELISGNGPLHFVGLL; encoded by the coding sequence ATGGGTCGCGTAGGAGTATTATTACTCAATCTGGGGGGACCAGACAGCCTAGAGGATGTTCGTCCTTTTTTATTTAATCTTTTTGCTGATCCCGAAATTATTCGTATTCCCTTCCCTTGGCTGCAAAAGCCTTTAGCTTGGCTGATTTCCACCCGCCGCGCTAAAACATCCCAAAACAATTACCGCCAAATTGGGGGAGGTTCTCCTCTGCGTCAGATTACCGAAGCGCAAGCGGAAGTCCTCGAAACAGCACTTCAGAAGGAACTCGATCAAGTCTCCGTCTATGTGGGGATGCGTTATTGGCACCCCTTCACCGAAGAAGCGATCGCCCGCATCAAACAAGATGGCGTGGAAAAATTGGTTATTCTCCCCCTGTATCCCCAATTTTCCATTAGTACCAGTGGCTCCTCCTTCCGTCTCCTAGAACGTCTCTGGCAACAAGACCCAAGCCTAGAAAACCTACAATATACCGTTATTCCCTCCTGGTACCAACACCCCAACTATCTCCGCGCTATGGCGGATTTAATTGCGGGGGAATTAGATAAATTTGAACATCCCGATCAAGTTCATGTCTTCTTCAGCGCCCACGGCGTACCCTTAAGCTACGTCGCCGAAGCCGGGGACCCCTACCAACGGGAAATAGAAGACTGTACCCGCTTAATTATGCGCACCTTAAACCGTCCCAATCCCCACACCCTCGCCTATCAAAGCCGTGTCGGTCCGGTGGAGTGGCTCAAACCCTATACTGAGGACGCTTTACAGGAACTCGGACAGCAAGGGATACAGGAAATTGTCGTCGTTCCCATTAGTTTTGTCTCCGAACACATCGAAACCCTACAAGAAATTGATATTGAATATCGAGAAATTGCCGAGGAAGCGGGAATCCACCACTTTGGACGAGTTCCAGCCCTCAATACCCATCCCCTCTTTATTCAGTCTTTGAAAGAGTTAGTCATTGAAAGTTTACACAGCACCCCAAAACAGTTCGCCGAAGTCACGCACCTAGAAAAAGGGGTCAAAATGTACCCCCAAGAACGTTGGGAATGGGGCCTCACCACCACCGCCGAAGTCTGGAACGGACGCTTGGCCATGTTGGGCTTTTTAGCCCTGTTGTTAGAATTAATTAGTGGCAATGGTCCGTTACATTTCGTTGGTTTACTTTAA
- a CDS encoding class I SAM-dependent methyltransferase: MATILRDWSYRYQWLYDSISWLAAIAVGGETRFRQLALQGLTLEKNTKVLDLCCGAGPVTEYLVRFSDQVTGLDASPNAIKRASQRVPQAQYVEAFAERMPFEDQTFDVVHTSAALHEMKPEQLRAILGEVYRVLKPNGVFTLVDFHQPTNPLFFPGVALFLGLFETETAWQLLKTDLVGELKQVGFRKCDRTLHAGGSLQVIQSYV, translated from the coding sequence GTGGCTACAATTCTCAGGGACTGGAGTTATCGCTATCAGTGGCTTTATGACAGTATTTCATGGCTGGCTGCGATCGCCGTGGGGGGAGAAACTCGCTTTCGACAGTTGGCGCTCCAAGGTTTAACCCTAGAGAAGAATACAAAAGTATTGGATCTCTGTTGTGGGGCGGGGCCGGTGACGGAATATTTAGTGCGTTTTTCCGATCAGGTGACGGGATTGGATGCTTCCCCCAATGCAATTAAACGGGCGAGTCAACGAGTTCCCCAAGCGCAGTATGTGGAAGCCTTTGCGGAACGGATGCCTTTTGAGGATCAGACCTTTGATGTGGTACATACTAGCGCCGCCCTCCATGAGATGAAACCGGAGCAATTGCGGGCGATTTTAGGGGAAGTGTACCGCGTTCTGAAGCCTAACGGGGTGTTTACGTTGGTAGATTTTCACCAACCGACAAATCCGTTATTTTTCCCCGGTGTGGCGTTGTTTTTGGGCTTATTTGAAACGGAAACGGCTTGGCAATTGCTGAAAACGGACTTGGTAGGGGAGTTAAAGCAGGTGGGATTTCGTAAATGCGATCGCACGCTACACGCTGGGGGGAGTTTACAAGTCATTCAGAGTTATGTTTAG
- a CDS encoding 2Fe-2S iron-sulfur cluster-binding protein: MSVQVEFLPNGVTVEAAVGEPMLQVAKRAGITIPTGCLMGSCHACEVELEDGTPICACITSIPAGQKHLKINLYSDPAW, translated from the coding sequence ATGAGTGTACAAGTCGAGTTTTTGCCCAACGGTGTTACAGTAGAAGCAGCAGTTGGAGAACCGATGCTGCAAGTAGCCAAGCGGGCGGGAATTACTATACCGACAGGGTGTTTAATGGGGTCGTGTCATGCCTGCGAGGTGGAGTTAGAAGATGGGACTCCCATTTGTGCTTGTATCACATCGATTCCGGCGGGTCAAAAACACCTGAAGATCAATCTTTACTCAGATCCGGCGTGGTGA
- the glgB gene encoding 1,4-alpha-glucan branching enzyme, producing MIAPEQVNKIVWNQHHDPFEVLGPHPLEENGKVKSWIVRAYLPQAEKAWVICPTNRKEYPMQSVHHPNFFECKIEVDELANYQLRIRGEGHDRVMYDPYAFRSPVLTDFDLHLFSEGNHHRIYEKMGAHPMEMNGVQGVYFAVWAPNARNVSVIGQFNDWDGRQHQMRKRENGTWELFIPEVKPGTIYKYEVKNWEGHIYEKADPYGFQHEVRPQTASIVADLDSYQWNDEAWMEKRRMTETLKEPISVYEVHLGSWLHRAYEEPARYLRGEGDPVQVAELRPGARFLTYYELAEELIPYVKELGYTHIELLPVAEHPFDGSWGYQVTGYYAPTSRFGSPEDFMYFVDQCHQNGIGVLIDWVPGHFPKDGHGLAFFDGSHLYEYADPRIGEHKEWGTLVFNYARNEVRNFLVANALFWFDKYHIDGMRVDAVASMLYLDYFREEWLPNEYGGREHLAARDFICQVNSVLFSYYPGILSIAEESTDWPMVSWPTYVGGLGFNLKWNMGWMHDMLDYFHMDPWFRQFHQNNVTFSMWYNHSENYMLALSHDEVVHCKSSMLGKMPGDEWQKYANVRALFTYMFCHPGKKTMFMSMEIGQWNEWNVWADLEWHLLQYDAHQQLKHFFSSLNALYKSQPALYEKDYEESGFEWIDCSDNRHSVVSFMRRSKDDSDWLITVCNFTPQPHSHYRVGVPEPGFYAELFNSDSGEFGGSNMGNLGGKWSEDWSFHNRPYSLDLCLPPLGVLVLKLDREKKLDSVE from the coding sequence ATGATAGCCCCTGAACAAGTTAACAAAATCGTTTGGAATCAGCACCATGACCCCTTTGAAGTGCTAGGCCCCCACCCTTTAGAGGAAAATGGTAAAGTCAAAAGTTGGATTGTTCGCGCTTACCTGCCTCAAGCGGAAAAAGCTTGGGTAATCTGTCCCACCAACCGGAAAGAATACCCCATGCAATCCGTGCATCATCCCAACTTCTTCGAGTGCAAAATTGAGGTCGATGAACTCGCCAACTATCAACTGCGCATTCGAGGAGAAGGGCATGATCGCGTCATGTATGACCCCTACGCCTTCCGTTCCCCCGTCCTGACTGATTTTGACCTCCATCTCTTCTCCGAAGGCAACCACCATCGGATCTATGAGAAAATGGGCGCCCACCCCATGGAAATGAACGGCGTTCAAGGGGTTTACTTCGCCGTTTGGGCTCCCAATGCCCGCAACGTTTCCGTCATTGGACAATTTAACGATTGGGATGGTCGTCAGCACCAAATGCGCAAACGGGAAAACGGCACCTGGGAACTCTTTATCCCGGAAGTCAAACCCGGCACCATCTATAAATACGAAGTCAAAAACTGGGAAGGACATATCTACGAAAAAGCCGATCCCTACGGTTTCCAGCATGAAGTCCGTCCCCAAACCGCCTCCATCGTCGCTGACCTCGACTCCTACCAATGGAACGATGAAGCCTGGATGGAAAAACGGCGCATGACCGAAACCCTCAAAGAACCCATCTCCGTCTACGAGGTGCATCTTGGCTCTTGGCTTCATCGTGCCTATGAAGAACCCGCCCGTTATCTACGGGGAGAAGGCGACCCCGTACAAGTCGCAGAACTGCGACCCGGTGCGCGTTTCCTGACCTACTACGAACTGGCAGAAGAACTGATTCCCTACGTTAAAGAACTCGGCTACACCCACATTGAACTCTTGCCTGTCGCCGAACACCCCTTTGATGGCTCTTGGGGCTATCAAGTCACAGGGTACTACGCCCCAACCTCCCGTTTCGGTTCCCCCGAAGACTTCATGTATTTTGTAGACCAATGTCACCAGAACGGCATTGGTGTTTTAATTGACTGGGTACCCGGTCACTTCCCCAAAGATGGTCACGGCCTCGCCTTCTTTGATGGCAGCCATCTTTACGAATACGCCGACCCGCGCATTGGAGAACACAAAGAATGGGGAACCCTCGTCTTTAACTATGCCCGGAACGAAGTTCGGAACTTCCTCGTAGCCAACGCCCTGTTCTGGTTTGATAAATACCACATCGACGGAATGCGCGTGGACGCGGTGGCCTCCATGCTCTACCTCGACTATTTCCGGGAAGAATGGCTTCCCAACGAATACGGCGGCCGGGAACACCTCGCCGCCCGTGATTTTATCTGTCAGGTGAACAGTGTTCTGTTTAGCTACTATCCGGGTATCCTTTCCATTGCTGAAGAGTCTACCGACTGGCCGATGGTATCCTGGCCGACCTATGTAGGCGGGTTAGGCTTTAACCTGAAATGGAACATGGGCTGGATGCACGATATGCTGGACTATTTCCACATGGACCCCTGGTTCCGGCAGTTCCATCAAAACAACGTCACCTTTAGTATGTGGTACAACCACAGCGAAAACTATATGTTGGCGTTGTCTCATGATGAAGTGGTTCACTGTAAGAGCAGTATGTTGGGTAAAATGCCCGGTGACGAGTGGCAAAAATATGCCAATGTCCGCGCCCTCTTTACCTATATGTTCTGTCACCCCGGCAAGAAAACCATGTTCATGAGCATGGAAATTGGTCAGTGGAATGAATGGAACGTCTGGGCGGATTTAGAATGGCATTTACTGCAATATGACGCTCACCAACAGTTGAAACACTTCTTCTCGTCCTTAAATGCCTTGTATAAGAGCCAGCCTGCTTTATACGAAAAAGACTATGAAGAGTCTGGGTTTGAGTGGATTGACTGTAGCGATAACCGCCATAGTGTGGTGTCCTTTATGCGTCGCAGTAAGGATGACAGTGACTGGTTAATCACTGTTTGTAACTTCACGCCCCAACCCCACAGCCACTATCGCGTTGGAGTCCCGGAACCCGGTTTCTACGCGGAGTTATTCAACAGTGACTCGGGAGAATTTGGCGGCAGTAATATGGGGAATTTAGGCGGTAAATGGTCGGAGGATTGGTCTTTCCATAACCGTCCTTATTCTCTGGATTTATGTCTGCCTCCTTTGGGTGTGTTAGTCCTGAAGTTAGACCGGGAGAAAAAGTTAGACTCGGTTGAATAG
- a CDS encoding DUF6816 family protein — MVKICLCVGLLILLWLCWGDRAVAGEWRGSHGTLRDRINQYPNWLGKPPVQTAQGDLIYPDWMAGLWQVNSPLTDLVAPLSPEIVTPGFEGNRKYLNEPIYFRVRFIPQTPKIPVALNLTRPPLPLSTQASPNIIADRAFNGWEIAKAYLGDRAVLAVHIDPDNPNRQITQLRGERELISTVTGRTTEHPSSQEFVTTELTNQVFRTNSQVYINDVETTTAYSLQPTGDILATQITAIYLSPQDPNYFEALGRPVALYRYDLHLEPLPTQDAKQ, encoded by the coding sequence GTGGTGAAAATTTGCCTTTGTGTTGGTTTGTTGATTTTATTGTGGTTGTGCTGGGGAGATCGTGCCGTAGCGGGAGAATGGCGCGGTTCTCACGGAACGCTGCGCGATCGCATCAACCAATATCCCAATTGGTTAGGAAAACCCCCCGTCCAAACCGCCCAAGGAGACTTAATTTATCCCGACTGGATGGCCGGACTCTGGCAAGTTAATAGTCCCCTCACTGATTTAGTCGCCCCCCTCTCCCCCGAAATCGTCACCCCCGGATTTGAAGGCAATCGCAAATATCTCAACGAACCGATTTATTTCCGCGTGCGTTTTATTCCCCAAACCCCCAAAATTCCCGTCGCCCTCAATCTCACCCGTCCTCCCCTTCCCCTCTCCACCCAAGCCTCTCCTAATATTATTGCCGACCGTGCCTTTAATGGTTGGGAGATTGCCAAGGCTTATTTAGGCGATCGCGCCGTCCTCGCCGTTCACATTGATCCCGACAACCCCAACCGCCAAATTACCCAACTGCGAGGAGAACGAGAACTCATTTCCACCGTCACCGGACGCACAACCGAACACCCCTCCTCCCAAGAATTCGTCACCACAGAACTCACCAATCAAGTCTTCCGCACCAACTCCCAAGTCTATATCAACGACGTAGAAACCACCACCGCCTACAGCCTCCAACCCACCGGAGACATCCTCGCCACCCAAATCACCGCCATCTACCTCTCCCCCCAAGATCCCAACTACTTTGAAGCCCTAGGCCGTCCCGTCGCCCTCTATCGTTATGACCTGCACCTAGAACCCCTGCCCACCCAAGACGCTAAACAGTAG